Genomic DNA from Vibrio vulnificus CMCP6:
ACCACCTGAAAGTAGCAGTACGCTGCCGCCTTCCGCTTGGATTTCAGCACGCAACTCATCGATCAGAGTTTTGCGAGCTGCCATACCGTACTCACCGTATTTGTTTTGCCAGAAACGGCCGTGGTGGTCGTTCGTGTGCAGTACTGTCAGTTTGTAAGTTGTATCTGCTGCCCATTCTTGAGTTGGCTGAGTTGCACAACCCGCCAGAGTTGCCAGAATAGCTGCGCTAAGCGCGGTTTTTACAATCAGGCGTTGCTTCATTGTCATACCTTTTGAACTTTTTGGGGATTCCACTGCAAATATCTACAGGCCTTTTTAAACATAAGCTCAATTTATTAAACCGAGTTAGGTTGGCTGTAAAACTTGATACAGTTTAAAGTAACTGGCCAAACCATTTCAGCGCGTTTTCATATTTATGATGCATTGATCACTATAAAAACCGCGAAAAACTGTAACAAAGCCTGAGAGTTACAGTGACAAAACTCATGCGATCACAGGCAAACGTTTGACTAAGAAATGATGATATCAACTGAAGTTGTGATTAAGTTCACTAATTAAACAGAGTCAGAATAAAAAGCCACCACATCACGAAAGAGAAGCCGACGGAAAAAACAAAAAAGGACCGTTTTATCGGTCCTTTTTTTAATCTCGATAACACGAAAATATTATCGGATATCGATACTCGCGAAGCTTTTCACAAGATCGTCCAGTGCCTTCATTTGCGCAAGGAACGGCTCTAGTTTGTCGAGTGGCAATGCCGATGGGCCATCACAACGTGCTTGGTCTGGATTTGGGTGCGCCTCAATAAACAGACCAGCAATACCCGTTGCCAAACCGGCTTTCGCTAGTTCAACGGTCTGTTCACGGCGACCACCTGATGCCGCGCCTGATGGGTCGCGCATTTGCAGTGAGTGCGTCACATCAAAAATGATTGGGCTACCTTTTGACGCTTTTTTCATTACGCCAAAACCCAGCATATCTACGACTAGGTTATCGTAACCATGACAAGAACCACGCTCACAAAGAATGATCTTATCGTTGCCACACTCCGCAAATTTCTCAACGATGTTGCCCACTTGACCTGGGCTCATGAACTGAGGTTTCTTCACGTTGATTACCGCGCCCGTTTTGGCCATCGCTTCCACAAGGTCAGTCTGG
This window encodes:
- the kdsA gene encoding 3-deoxy-8-phosphooctulonate synthase codes for the protein MEQKIVQIGDIPVANDKPFTLFAGMNVLESRDLAMQICEHYVKVTDKLGIPYVFKASFDKANRSSVHSYRGPGLEEGMKIFQELKDTFGVKIITDVHTEAQAQPVADVVDVIQLPAFLARQTDLVEAMAKTGAVINVKKPQFMSPGQVGNIVEKFAECGNDKIILCERGSCHGYDNLVVDMLGFGVMKKASKGSPIIFDVTHSLQMRDPSGAASGGRREQTVELAKAGLATGIAGLFIEAHPNPDQARCDGPSALPLDKLEPFLAQMKALDDLVKSFASIDIR